The Clostridiales bacterium FE2011 sequence GAGGCGCGCCGCAGGAAGTGGTCTTTGCCGGCGGAGCCAGCAAGGGAGATATCTGGTGCCAAATCCTGGCCGACGTCCTCGGTCTTCCCGTAAAAGTACCTGTTGTGCGGGAAGCCACTGCACTCGGTGCCGCGATTATTGCCGGTTACGGCGCGGGCATCTACAGCGACATCAGCTCCGCCTCCCGGCAGCTGGTCAAATGGGCCAAGGTGTTTGAACCGAATATGGAAGCCCATCAGGTTTATGACCGGATGTATGGAGTATGGAGAAAGATTTATGACGCACAGCTCGCCCTCAGCGACGCCGGCATCACCCGGTATATGTGGGCGGCACCCGGACTTCAGTAACCGCTGGCCAGCCATCGGCCGGTATATAGATTTGGAGGAGCACATATGTATATTATTCATGAGAACGACAGGGAGTACCGTTTCGGAGACAGCGGCCCGAAGTACCTGATGAAGGGGCCCAGGATGAATTTCGCCATCGTCCAGTTCCAGCCGGGACAGGATTTCAAGGCCCACTATCACAACGTCATGGAAGAGAACTTCTTCATCCTGGAAGGTGAAGTCGATGTGATCGTGGACGGTGTGGTCAATCACCTCACCCCCGGCCAGCTGATCCACATCGAGCCTGGCGAAATTCACTACGTGCTCAACCGGTACGACAAGCCTGTTAAGATGATTTCCACCCTGGCACCCTTTACCGACCCGGATAAGGTAAATGTGGAGAACTACACCTGGTAAGCACAACAGCTCACCGGCAAATAAGATACCCCAAGGTACAACCAGGGACTGCCCGCAGGGGCAGTCCTTTTTCGTCCGAAAGCTGCAACACCCCAACGCCCTGCGGGAATGTGACTGCGGGGACAGCACCAAATGTAACGCGCAGTGTGACATTTGGTCTGTCCCCTCTGTCTCGTTCCCGCTCTCCGTAGCCTTCCCTGTTACTAAACAAACGCAGCGGAACACCTGCCGCTTCCCAAGGACAAAAAGACGGTGCTGCATGGTGCAGCACCGCTAAAGAGGAGTGGGTGTAAACATCTATCTTCAAAACATCACTGCCGGAAACCGGCGGGATGATGTTCGTCATTGGCGGGAGCCGGCCGCATCTCCCTTTGACATCTGTATCATAACCGGCTTACCTTATCTTCAGCTTATGAATATGTGAATAACGGATGAATAGTGAGTGTGTTCTTTGGGAATCCGCCGCATAAAACCGTCCTTCACACCATATTTTTACTTGCCCTTGATAATATGCTTTGAAAAGACCGTTTTGTGCTGTCTGAGTGCAGGCAGCCCATCCGCGCCGGCCTCACCGTCATAGATGGAGTACCGGATGATAAAGGCCACTTTCCCTTCGTCCAGCTGTTCCTGCGTCACATCCCATTCGCCCGTCCAGCTTCTTGTTTCCCCGGCAGGAAGCCCGTCGTCACCGAATTCCTCCACCTTCTTGTCATCAGGATAATACAGTGTCACAGGCTCATTCATGTCTTCTTCACCGGCATTGGTCACCGTTATAACGACATGGATTTTTCCGGGCTCGGACAGTGTATTTGTGTCAAAATCCATCGTGACTTTGGGAGGCAAGGAGGCCATTCCGTTTGTTTCTGCACTCTCCTTATTCTGGTCCTGGTTCTGGGCAAAGGTATTCAGCAGCGTCTGCAGATTCTGGTTTTTCACCTCCAGGCCCTCAATGGTCTTATCCTTTTCCGCAATACTGTCATTCAGTTCTTTGATGGTCTTCTCTTTCTCAGTCAGCTGCGTCTCCAGCCTTACAACAGTTTCTTCTTTCCCCTTCAGTTCCGTTTCCAGGTTCTGTATCGTTTCCTTCGTGCTGGCCGCCTCCGCGGTCAGCTCTTCAATCTGGCTGTCCTTGTTCTGGATATCCGCGTTTAACGTCTCAATTGACTTCGACTTATCTGCAAGATCCGTACTCAGGGAATTTATCTGCTCCTGTGCTGCAGAAACACTGCCTTCCAGCTCCCCGCTTTTGTTATCCTTCTCAGAGACCGCAGCTTCCAGCTCACTGATCTTACTGTCCTTTTCAGCAACGGCAGCCTCCAATTCCCCGACTTTGCTGTCCTTCCCGGCAACAATTGTCTCCAGCTCCCCGATTTTGCCGCTCTTCTCAGTAATGGATGCTTCCAGTTCCCCAATCCGGCTGTCCCTGGAGGATACATCTTCGCTTAAGGCATTGATACGCTCCACATATTGTTTCGCGTCATCCGTCAGTGCAGTAATCTGCTGTTCCATTTCCTTAACATCGTCTTTCAGATCCTGGATCTTCCGATCCTTCTCTTCAAGAACGTCTGCCAGTCCCTGGATCCGTTTGTCCTTTTCTGCGATCTCCTCACTGAAAGCACCGTCCATATCATCCCGGATCAGCATATCCTGCTGCAGTGTTTCAACTTGTTCCTTTTTTTCTTCATACCCTGTATATAAACCAACCGTGGTTATTGCCAGAATACAGATAATCGCAATGAATAATGTCGTTCCCTTTTTCATTCCGGTCTCCTCCGCTTTTGCAAAATAGATTCTTTCCTTATGCCGGTATCAGCTCATACCCGTTTTTCATGTTTGCAGCTAATGTTTGCACCTACAATACCATTTTTCAATCCAAGGCGCAATAACAATAAATGATTATAGAGCAGGGCATGCAGATATTCATTCCTTTGACGCTGCTTACCCTTTTCTATAACTACTTTATTTTCTTTTATTTCAGGTATAAATAACCAATTTGGCAAAATGAGCTTTTCTATATCTCTGTTTTTCGCAATTTTCTTTTTATCGCTGAGAATAGTATGGAAAAAAATCCTGGAAACCGGGAAGTTTCAAAAAAGACACGGATCAGTTTGATCCGCGTCTTTACTATGATTTCCTTCTCTGCAGTTATTCTTTCGTCATCGACTGATTTAGCTCTTTCAGGCTTTGGATAAACTCAGCAGCCTCTTCGGAATTCCTGATCATTCGTCCTTTCCCAGTCTCCAAAATATGTCTGCCAAAAATAATACTCATTACTGCCATTCATTCCGAATGAACGTATATATTCATGAAAGCACTCACACAGAGGCTTTTTACATAGATTGAAATCCATTGCACAGGAGGGAAAGAAAATGAACAGCAACAGTTACGATATGACCCGCGAGGGAACGGATCCCAAACCTCTTACCGATGAGGAATTCACAGAATTCCAG is a genomic window containing:
- a CDS encoding cupin domain-containing protein yields the protein MYIIHENDREYRFGDSGPKYLMKGPRMNFAIVQFQPGQDFKAHYHNVMEENFFILEGEVDVIVDGVVNHLTPGQLIHIEPGEIHYVLNRYDKPVKMISTLAPFTDPDKVNVENYTW